The nucleotide sequence GGAGACCGGCATAGCTCTTGCGGCTAAGCGGCGTGCCATATTCGAGCGCGGGCGTGACGATGAAGCTGTCATGCGTATCGGTGACATCGTGGAGCCACGATAGGCGGGCGGTGACGGTGTCGTAATCGTGCAGCACGCGATTGACGGCCACGCCGGCGAAGAGACCCGCCTCGACGGCATAATCCAGCTCGCCCAGCGCCTTCACGCGCGCGTCCTCGATCCGGCTCGCGCGGTCGACCCGGAGATTGGCGGCGGGGCCGAAGGCGAGATCGACCTTGGCGTCATAGGGATCGCGGATGAGATCGACGTAGAGCGTCGTCGCCCGCGTATAATAGGCAAAGCCGCTAATCTTGCCGAATGCGAGCCCGGCCGGGACGACGATATAATCGTCAGAGCCCTCATATGAGGGCGCCCAGGCGGCGCCGAGGCCGATCGTGAGGCTATCCGGCTCCGAAGCTTTCGGCACGTCCGCGTCTTGAGCGAAGGCCGGGCCGGCCGCCAGAAGCGGCACCACGAACAGGCGCATTCCGAACGAAGCTATTTTCATGCCGCCCCCCTATTCACCCCAGATATCAGTAACCTGTTTTTGGCCTCCGCGAACCCCAGAACATGTGATCGGCCGAACCCCAGCATCTGCCCTTGCATCAGGCGCGGCACCTGTCCCATCGTCCGTCCGAGCGAACCCGCCGAGCGAGAGGGGAAGGTGCGACCGATACAGGCGCAGGACTGGACCACGACGGAGTGGCTGAACAGCGAACGGCCGCTTCGCCTCGACGACCTGCGCGGCCGAGTCGTGGTGCTCTATGCCTTTCAGATGCTCTGCCCGGGTTGCGCCAGCCAGGCGCTGCCGCAGGCGCGCCGAGTGCATGAGACGTTCCGGGCGGACGACGTCGCCGTCATCGGCCTCCACACGGTGTTCGAACATCACGAAGGCAACAGCCCGGCGGCGTTGAAGGCGTTTCTCCATGAATATGGACTCGCCTTCCCGGTCGGTATCGATGCGCCTGGCGAGGGAAGCCCCATCCCGCGCACCATGTCCGCCTATGCGATGCAGGGGACGCCCACTTTGATCCTGATCGACCGCGAGGGACGCCTGCGCCGCCAGACGTTCGGCCATCTGCCGGACCTGCAGCTCGGCGCGGAGATCATGAGCCTGGCCCAGGAGCCCAAGAGTTCCTCCTGACCCGTTCAGCGCGGACGAGTCCAGCGCTGGGATTGGCAGACGAAGAGGATGCAGCCGGAGACCTTGAGCGATCCGTCCGTATTGAGGCGGAGGCGAGAGCGATAGGTCTTGCCGGTTTCCGGATCGTAGATACGGCCGTCCTTCCATCCGCCGCCGTCCGTCTTGAAGCCGCTGAGGATGGTCATGCCGATGATCGGCCGCTTCCGCAGCCTGGGGTCGGGATTCTTGACGTCGGTCTCCGCACGACCGGGCTTGATCACCAGCGCCTTGGCGACCTTGCCGCAGACGCTGTTTCCGCAGCGGCCGATCGCGATCAACGCCGTGCCGTCTTCAGTCACCCAGTTTCCGGTCACGTCCGAAGCCGGCGCGGCGGCTGTCATGAGAAGGAGAGGCAGCAGGGCGAAGAGGCGCTTCATAAACCGATCTCCGCTTCGACTCCGGGGATGATATCATGGATGATATGAGCCGGTGTCCGCATTTCGAGCGTATTGGCGCTATAAAACACCAATTGCCCTTGCACTAAGGGTAGTGCGTGCCCCATCTTCGTCAGTGAACGCCTCAAAAGAAGGGGAAACCATGGCGACGGAAACGAAGCTGAAGCTGGATGCGCCCGAAGCGCTGCAGACCATCGCGCCGCAGGAGGCCGCGGGGCTCGTGCCGCTGAAGGAAGAGCAGCGCACGGCGCTCGAGGAGAAGGTCGACGGCTTCGTCGCCGATCTCGTCGCGACCGACGCCAATTCGCCAGAATTCGGCAAGAAGGTCGATCAGCTGACGACGATGGGCCGCAAGGAGATCGCCGAGGCGGCGGGCCATTCGAACCGCTTCCTTGACCGGCCGCTCAAGGCGATCGACAAGGATACCGGCATCGGCGCCAATCTCACGCAGCTTCGCAAGACGGTGGAGGAGCTCGATCCCGGCCGCGGCGGCGCGCTCACCAAGCCGCGCAAGTTCCTCGGCATCATTCCGTTCGGGAACCGGATGCGCGGCTATTTCATGAAATATCAGTCGGCGCAGACCCATATCGCCTCGATTCTCGCCGCCCTCGCCTCCGGCAAGGACGAGCTTCTCATGGACAATGCCGCCATCGACACCGAGCGCGCCAACATGTGGAAGACCATGGGTCGTCTCGAGCAGATGATCCACATCTCCAAGACGCTCGATGGAAAGCTCGAGGAGAAGGCGAACGAGCTCGACGCCATCGATCCGGCCAAGGCCAAGGCGATCCGCGAGACCGCGCTCTTCTACACCCGCCAGCGGACCACCGATTTGCTGACCCAGATGGCGGTGACCGTGCAGGGCTATCTCGCCCTCGATCTCGTCAAGAAGAACAATGTCGAGCTGGTGAAGGGCGTCGACCGCGCCTCCACCACCACCGTCTCGGCGCTGCGCACTGCCGTCACCGTCGCCCAGGCGCTGACCAACCAGAAGCTGGTGCTGGAGCAGATCACCGCCCTCAACACCACCACCGCCGGCATGATCGAGAGCACCGGCACGTTGCTGAAGACCCAGTCGGGCGAGATCCACAAGCAGGCCGCGTCCTCGACCATTCCGCTGGAGACGCTGCAGCGCGCCTTCCAGAACATCTACGACACGATGGACACGATCGACCGTTTCAAGGTCGAGGCGCTCGCCAACATGAAGCAGACCGTCGACACGCTCTCCAATGAGGTCGAGAAGAGCCGCGGCTACATCGCCCGCGCCGAAGGCGTCGAGCAGAACCGCCTCGCCGGCACCCAATCGCCCCTCGCGGCGCTGGAGGGATAAGCATGCCCACCTTCCGTCATTCCGGCGTACGCCGGAACCCAAGAACGCCGATGGCGGTGGTTGTTCGCAGGCGCCTGTGTTCTTGGGTCCCGACTTTCGTCGGGATGACGCGGCGGGGAGCGCCCTAAATGACCCGCAATCCCCGCAGCGTGGATCAGGCGATCGCCCGCTTCGACGAGATGGCGGCGCGGCTCGACGGCCATCCGCCGGCGGCCCAGGCGGCGCGGAGGCGCTATTACAGCCGCAGCGCGCGGGTCCTCGGACGCCGGCTCGCCAATATTGGCATGGCGGTCGGCGCCCTCATCGTCGCCACCATCGCCTTCGGCCTGTTCGTCTCGCCCATCGGCTGGAGCGGCCTGTTCCTCGTCGCCGTGGCGATGCTGTTCATCCTGATCTTCTTCTCGGTCTGGCCGACGGAAAGGCCGGCCGTCGAATATAAGGAGGACATGCCGAACAAGGCGGTCGTCCAGCGGCTCGACAATCTTCTCGTCCGCCGTCGCGCTGCTCTCCCCGCCCCGGCCGCGCAGCAGGTGGACGCGATCAGCCGGCAGCTGCCCCTGCTGGAGCAGCGCCTCGCCGAAGCGAACATCCTCGATCCCCTGGCTCAGGACGCCCGGCGCCTGATGGGCAAGCATATTCCCGAGCTGATCGAGCGCTACCAACGCGTCCCGGCGCAGTATCGGCACGAGCGCGACGGCGAAGGGATGACGGTCGACGAGCGCCTCGTCTCCGGCCTCGATGCCGCCAAGTCCGCGCTCGACGATCTCGGCCGCAAGCTGGCGCATGAGGACCTTACCGCCTTCGAGACCCAGGGCCGTTTCCTCGAGAGCCGCTACAAGGACGAGGGCGGCGCCATCCGGGGCGAATGACATGGGTTTCGAGCTGGAGCGCGTTCTCTACGAAACCGAGGATTTCCTGAGGCGAAACCTCGGCTCCCAATCCCGCCGCGAGGCGAAGAAGCGCAAGCTCAGGCGCAAGTTCGAGGAGTGGATGCGCCGGGTGAGGCGCGCGAGCCTGATCCTCGCCGGCCTGCTGCTGGCCTTGATCGCCTTCAGCCTCCTCGTCGATCCGATCGGCTTCTTCACCTGGCTGGTGGCGCTCCCGACCGTGTTCCTCGTCGCCTTCCTCTCGCTCTTCTTCGGATCGGGCAAGCGCGCGAGGGCCGAGGATACGACCGCCGCGCCCCTGCCACTCGGCGAGCTGGCCGCCCGCGCCGAGGAAGGCCTGCTCGACCGATCCCAGGAGCTCCCCGGGCGTGCGCTCCCGGCGGCGGACGCGATCATGACCCGCCTCGCCGAGCTGCAGCCGCACCTCGGCACGCTCGATCCGCAATCGATGCTGGCGGGCGACGCGAGGCGACTGATCGGGCAGCATCTGCCGCGCCTCGTCGACTCCTATCTCGATCTGCCGCCAAGCGCCCGGACGCCCGCGTCCGAAAGCAGCGAGCGCTTCACCGAAAGCCTTGGCATCGTCGCCGGAGAACTGGACACGCTGCTCGATCAATGCTGCCGCGACCGCCACGACGGCTTCGAGACCCAGCGCCGCTTCATCGAAAGCCGCTACCGAAACGACGATCTCGGCGACGATCGGACCAAGGCCTGATCCCCTGCTGAAACGCCTGTTCCCGGATCCCTTCATCGGGTGGATGATCGGGGCCGTTCTGCTCGCGAGCCTCCTGCCCGTGCGGGGCGTAGCCGCGGCCGCATTGGATGCCGCCACCTTGGCCGCGATCTTCTCTCTCTTCTTCCTTCACGGCGTCCGCCTTCCGAGGGAGGCTCTGGTCTCCGGCCTCACCGATTGGCGCCTGCACGCCGCGATCCTGGCCTCGACCTACCTCGTCTTCCCCGTCGCGGGGCTGGCCTTGGCGAACCTCTTCCCCGGCCTGCTGTCGCCGGAGCTCTGGGCCGGAATGCTCTTCCTCTGCGCCCTCCCCTCGACCGTCCAATCCTCGATCGCATTCACGTCCATGGCGCGCGGCAATGTCGCCGGTGCCGTGGCGGCGGCGGCGGGTTCGAACCTGCTCGGCGTGTTCCTGACGCCGCTGCTCGTGGGCCTTCTGCTCAGCGCTCAGGGGACGCAGGTGTCGTTCAGCGGCATCTGGAATATTGTCGCGACCCTGTTCCTGCCCTTCATCCTCGGCCACGCGCTCCGGCCGCTCCTCTTCCCGCTCATCGCCGGGCGGCCACGCCTCACCACCTTCGTCGACAAGGGCACGATCCTGCTCGCCGTCTACGGCGCCTTCTCGGCGGCGCGGGTAGAGGGGCTTTGGAGCCGCATCCCGCCCGTCGACATCGCCGCCGTGATCGGCCTTTGCCTGGTGCTGCTGGCCCTGATCCTCGTCGCCACCGTCGCGATCGGCCGCTTCGGCGGTTTCAGCCGGGAAAGCCGCGCGGCGATCCTCTTCTGCGGATCGGTGAAGTCGCTGGCGAGCGGGGTGCCGATGGCGCGCATCCTGTTCCCCGGCGCCGCGGCGGGGTACGTGATCCTGCCGGTCATGCTGTTCCATTCCTTCCAGCTCATCGTCTGCGCCTGGATCGCGGCGCGGCTGGCGGCTCAGAATTCTCCGGCGATGGAGAGGACGTAGCCGTTGCTGCCGAGGCTGAAGCCGGAAGCCAGCAGACGATCGCGCATCTGGTCGTCGGCGGGGCGGACGGCCAGCTCCACCTGGTAGCGACCGTCCTCATGGACGCGGAGGCTGAGCGCTTCCATGCCGGACTGGCTGGCTAGCGGAAGCAGCAGCGCGCCCTTGTCGCAGCGCGCGGTGCCACTGAGGCCGGCGGGCAGGGACAGGCCGGCTATGGCGCCGGCGATACCGGCCTTCACCAGCCCCTCGGCACGGCTGCACTGGCCGTCGGTGAAATGCGCGGTGACGTCGCTGAGTTCGAGGCTGGCGATCGGCAGCGGCGCGAGCGCGGAGCCGATGTCGAGCCGCCCGGTAGCGTCGTCGATGCCGAAATGGTGACGCGACACGGTGATCGAGCCTTGGAGCGGGTCCCCTTCCCCACCCCTTTCCAGGTCCACTCGCGCGCGGCCCAGGAACAGGGGCCATGTCCTGAGGCGCGCCTGGAGATCGCCGAGCTCGACGGGACCAAGCTGCGCCTCGCTCAATACGCCGAGCCAGATGCTGCCATTCGCCTCGCGCGCGGCGAGACCCCGCTGGTCGAGCGACAGCCAGTCCATTCCCAGCCGCAGCGGCAGGAGCGCCACGAGCGCGAACAACGTGGCGCACAGCACGAACAGCGGGCGGCCCAGCGGCAGGCGGAAGCGCATCAGCCCGCCCTCGCTCGAAAGGTGACCTCGACGGCGAGAGTCTGATCGCTGTTGGTGCTGGCGCTGAGCCGCTCCACGGCGAGGCCGCGGTCCTCGAGCTGTGCGACCCAGGCGAAGAAAGCCTGCGGACGCACCGCGTCCATCACGACCGTCGCCGCGACCGCTCCTTCGCGTTCGATGCGGCTGACCTGGAACCCCGCCTCGCTCGCGGCGGCGCCGACGATGGCGTCGACCGGACCGCCGAGCTCCGCCGGTTCCTCCCGCTCCAGCCCCGCGATCAGCTTCGCCTGCGCCCGCGCTTCGGCGAGCGCCACCACCGCATCGCCATGCCGCTCGCGGGCATCGGACAAGGCATCGCCGAGCGGCCGGACGACCAGCAGCCAGGCGAAGACGATGGCGGCGAGCGCGATCATCGCCAGCAGCAGCCTCTGCTCCCGCAACGTCCGCGTGCGCCACCAGGGCTTCAGGCTGTCCATCATGACGCGCGCACCGTCAACTCGGCCGTCGGCTGGCCGCCACCGCTTCGGGCGGGTCCCACATCCACCTCGAAGCCGCTCGCCTCGATCCGCTGTTCGAGCGCGCTGAAGGCGGCCGGCGTGTCGCCCTGCACGGTCGCGCGCAAGCTGCCCTCGCGATCGAAGACCAGGGCCGTCAGCTGGACGTTCGGCGTGGCGCGGATCCCAGCAATCAGGCCGGACGCCAGGGTGTCGAAACCGGCACCGCCGCCGCCCAGCTGCGCCAGGCGGGAGTCGAGCTGCCGCGCCGGATCGGTGACGGGGCCGCTGCCGGGAAGCACGCCCGCCGCCACTTCGGCGGCCTCCGCCTCCAGAGCGTCGGCCGCGAAGGTGTAGCGGAAGATGGAAGCGATCTGGATGGCCAATGTCAGCAGCAGGATGCCCGCCGCGACCAGCGCCGTACGCCGCAGGCGCTTCCAATCGATCGCCCAGCGCCGCCGCTTGGCGAAAGCCCCCTGGCGAAGATCGACCGCCGGCGCGGCGATGGTATCGCCAAGGCCTCTTTCAAAGGCCTCGTCCCCGATCGTCTCGACAGGGGCGTCGCCAACGACCAGCGCCGCCAAGTCAGGCTCGATGCTGAAGGCTTCGTTCCGGCCGCGATAGAGCGGGAGCTCGCCCCGATCGTAGCGGCGAAAACCTTCGTCCGGCGCCGTCAGCAGCAGCGGTTCGGGGATGACACTGTCCGGGTCGAGTCCCTGGGCCTGAAGGCGGCCGAGCCAATCCGCCATGGCGAGCGCCGGCACCAGCGCGACGAGGCGCAGCGCGTCCCCCTCCCTCCCCGCTCCCACGGCGACGTGCATCTCGGAGACCGGTTGGGCGCTGACCTCCGCCGCCATGAGGCGCGCCGCCGCCGCGGCCTGGGCGGGCGCGAGACCTTCAGGAAGCTCGAAGCGATGGATGGCCACCGCGTCACCCGGGACCGCGGCCACGATGCGCAGCGGATCGGCAAGGTCCGGCAGCCCCTCAAGCCCGGTGCCGCGCGCCACGACAGCGCCGTCCCGAAGCCGGAGCCAGCCATCCACGCCTTCACGCCGGCCGAGGAAGATGAGAAGGACGTCGCTCACGCTCAATCGTCACTCCCCCAGCGTCTCGCCACCACCCGCGCCGGCGCGATCCGCGCATCGACGAGCGCGGTCTCGTGCAGCTCGGCCCCTTGAAGCTCGACCCGAAGATCGAGCGAGAACCACCGCGTCCTTAGCTGAGGTTGCAGTTGAACGTCGAGCGCCAGATGCGCGTCCTCGAGCGCCGGCTCCCGGTAGAAATCGACCAGGCTCGCCCATCCCGACGCCGGCCGCTCCGCGATCAGGCGGCGGGCCGCGTCGAGGCTGATCTGATTGGGATCGAGCATGGCCAGCAGAGGCGCCTGCTCCACGTAGAGCGTGTTGACGTTGATCGGCGACAGATCGGTCGTGGGAAGCGCGCAAAGCCAGGGTCGAACGTGCAGATAGATCTCGGGCGTCATGCCATTCACGGCTCGCAATTCGCTCACGTCGGCGAAGAGCGTGTTGCCGGTCCTGTAAGGCTGCTCGGCGCCGCCATAGACGCGGTCCTCCGCTCCCTCTCGGGTCGGATTGACGTCGGCATCGACCCAGTCGCCGGCGCCCTCGGCGATGCGTCGAGCCGTGCCTTCCGGGACTTCGAGGATGCGGAGAAGCGCGACGAACTGCTCGATGCCCGCCGCGCGCGGCGCGAGGTCCGTCGCCAGCGCTCCGGTGGCGACGCTGTTGATGTTGAAGCAGTTTCCGCCGTCGCGGAC is from Sphingosinicella humi and encodes:
- a CDS encoding MipA/OmpV family protein, with protein sequence MKIASFGMRLFVVPLLAAGPAFAQDADVPKASEPDSLTIGLGAAWAPSYEGSDDYIVVPAGLAFGKISGFAYYTRATTLYVDLIRDPYDAKVDLAFGPAANLRVDRASRIEDARVKALGELDYAVEAGLFAGVAVNRVLHDYDTVTARLSWLHDVTDTHDSFIVTPALEYGTPLSRKSYAGLQLSADYVGEDFAGTYYGVTPAGAAASGLSPFAIDEGWKNVRASLLGSYKLQGDLTTGGLGLFGIASYSSMLGEFKESPLVDEAGDADQFFVGGGLTYTF
- a CDS encoding peroxiredoxin family protein, producing the protein MRPIQAQDWTTTEWLNSERPLRLDDLRGRVVVLYAFQMLCPGCASQALPQARRVHETFRADDVAVIGLHTVFEHHEGNSPAALKAFLHEYGLAFPVGIDAPGEGSPIPRTMSAYAMQGTPTLILIDREGRLRRQTFGHLPDLQLGAEIMSLAQEPKSSS
- a CDS encoding DUF2147 domain-containing protein, with translation MKRLFALLPLLLMTAAAPASDVTGNWVTEDGTALIAIGRCGNSVCGKVAKALVIKPGRAETDVKNPDPRLRKRPIIGMTILSGFKTDGGGWKDGRIYDPETGKTYRSRLRLNTDGSLKVSGCILFVCQSQRWTRPR
- a CDS encoding toxic anion resistance protein; translated protein: MATETKLKLDAPEALQTIAPQEAAGLVPLKEEQRTALEEKVDGFVADLVATDANSPEFGKKVDQLTTMGRKEIAEAAGHSNRFLDRPLKAIDKDTGIGANLTQLRKTVEELDPGRGGALTKPRKFLGIIPFGNRMRGYFMKYQSAQTHIASILAALASGKDELLMDNAAIDTERANMWKTMGRLEQMIHISKTLDGKLEEKANELDAIDPAKAKAIRETALFYTRQRTTDLLTQMAVTVQGYLALDLVKKNNVELVKGVDRASTTTVSALRTAVTVAQALTNQKLVLEQITALNTTTAGMIESTGTLLKTQSGEIHKQAASSTIPLETLQRAFQNIYDTMDTIDRFKVEALANMKQTVDTLSNEVEKSRGYIARAEGVEQNRLAGTQSPLAALEG
- a CDS encoding bile acid:sodium symporter family protein, whose protein sequence is MFPDPFIGWMIGAVLLASLLPVRGVAAAALDAATLAAIFSLFFLHGVRLPREALVSGLTDWRLHAAILASTYLVFPVAGLALANLFPGLLSPELWAGMLFLCALPSTVQSSIAFTSMARGNVAGAVAAAAGSNLLGVFLTPLLVGLLLSAQGTQVSFSGIWNIVATLFLPFILGHALRPLLFPLIAGRPRLTTFVDKGTILLAVYGAFSAARVEGLWSRIPPVDIAAVIGLCLVLLALILVATVAIGRFGGFSRESRAAILFCGSVKSLASGVPMARILFPGAAAGYVILPVMLFHSFQLIVCAWIAARLAAQNSPAMERT
- the gspN gene encoding type II secretion system protein N, which encodes MRFRLPLGRPLFVLCATLFALVALLPLRLGMDWLSLDQRGLAAREANGSIWLGVLSEAQLGPVELGDLQARLRTWPLFLGRARVDLERGGEGDPLQGSITVSRHHFGIDDATGRLDIGSALAPLPIASLELSDVTAHFTDGQCSRAEGLVKAGIAGAIAGLSLPAGLSGTARCDKGALLLPLASQSGMEALSLRVHEDGRYQVELAVRPADDQMRDRLLASGFSLGSNGYVLSIAGEF
- the gspM gene encoding type II secretion system protein GspM; protein product: MMDSLKPWWRTRTLREQRLLLAMIALAAIVFAWLLVVRPLGDALSDARERHGDAVVALAEARAQAKLIAGLEREEPAELGGPVDAIVGAAASEAGFQVSRIEREGAVAATVVMDAVRPQAFFAWVAQLEDRGLAVERLSASTNSDQTLAVEVTFRARAG
- the gspL gene encoding type II secretion system protein GspL yields the protein MSDVLLIFLGRREGVDGWLRLRDGAVVARGTGLEGLPDLADPLRIVAAVPGDAVAIHRFELPEGLAPAQAAAAARLMAAEVSAQPVSEMHVAVGAGREGDALRLVALVPALAMADWLGRLQAQGLDPDSVIPEPLLLTAPDEGFRRYDRGELPLYRGRNEAFSIEPDLAALVVGDAPVETIGDEAFERGLGDTIAAPAVDLRQGAFAKRRRWAIDWKRLRRTALVAAGILLLTLAIQIASIFRYTFAADALEAEAAEVAAGVLPGSGPVTDPARQLDSRLAQLGGGGAGFDTLASGLIAGIRATPNVQLTALVFDREGSLRATVQGDTPAAFSALEQRIEASGFEVDVGPARSGGGQPTAELTVRAS
- the gspK gene encoding type II secretion system minor pseudopilin GspK, with the translated sequence MCRPIPSAERGAALLTVLLLVAVMGALAASALEKLRLSTALAANSSGLDQARAFAIGVESLLALRADDILAASPDRTTLAGGWNGETRRYPMPGGGLVEATVRDGGNCFNINSVATGALATDLAPRAAGIEQFVALLRILEVPEGTARRIAEGAGDWVDADVNPTREGAEDRVYGGAEQPYRTGNTLFADVSELRAVNGMTPEIYLHVRPWLCALPTTDLSPINVNTLYVEQAPLLAMLDPNQISLDAARRLIAERPASGWASLVDFYREPALEDAHLALDVQLQPQLRTRWFSLDLRVELQGAELHETALVDARIAPARVVARRWGSDD